The Choloepus didactylus isolate mChoDid1 chromosome 13, mChoDid1.pri, whole genome shotgun sequence genome contains a region encoding:
- the LOC119507896 gene encoding serine protease inhibitor Kazal-type 12-like, producing MKPSGTLLLLVSVACLFLFSEAVIQGGFQAICSSYENQTTDKKPCPMVHQPVCGTDGQTYQNRCEFCKAALERNGKLGFKHDGKC from the exons ATGAAGCCATCAGGCACCCTTCTGCTTTTGGTCAGTGTAGCCTGTTTGTTCCTCTTTTCAG AAGCTGTGATTCAAGGAGGTTTTCAG GCTATTTGCAGCAGCTATGAGAATCAAACTACAGACAAAAAACCTTGTCCCATGGTCCACCAACCAGTATGTGGCACTGATGGACAAACTTACCAGAACCGCTGTGAATTCTGCAAAGCAGCTCT ggaaagaaatggaaagctTGGTTTCAAACATGATGGGAAATGTTGA